From a region of the Microbacterium sp. nov. GSS16 genome:
- a CDS encoding ABC transporter ATP-binding protein: protein MDGVVAQGVKRSFGSVDAVVDATFRALPGRVTGLVGPNGAGKTTLLLMLASLLAPDAGRITIDGVDPVDDPAAVRRMLGWMPDTLGAWPSLTARESIVTTARLHDMPAAEARSRADELLSLVGLAEHAASPARVLSRGQKQKLGLARALVHRPRVLLLDEPASGLDPEARVQLRVLLRDLAAQGTTILISSHVLSELEEVVDDTVFLVAGSVVAAAPAPAARTYRVRLAVGDAPTAVAHALGVRRDQVGADRGDALLLVSDDTAAVEALRTLVSAGVPVLEYGPAQSALEASFLALRHPGSAAPTPPTAPPPPDAPASPAAPPPSAAPRSTAAPQPPASPQEGAAS, encoded by the coding sequence ATGGACGGAGTGGTCGCGCAGGGGGTCAAGCGGTCGTTCGGGTCGGTGGATGCTGTGGTCGATGCCACCTTCCGCGCTCTGCCCGGCCGCGTCACGGGGCTGGTCGGTCCGAACGGAGCGGGCAAGACGACGCTGCTGCTCATGCTCGCGTCGCTGCTGGCGCCGGATGCCGGTCGCATCACCATCGACGGCGTCGACCCGGTCGACGACCCGGCCGCGGTGCGGCGGATGCTGGGTTGGATGCCCGACACGCTCGGCGCGTGGCCGTCGCTGACGGCACGGGAGAGCATCGTGACGACAGCGCGGCTGCACGACATGCCGGCGGCGGAGGCCCGATCGCGCGCCGACGAGCTGCTCTCCCTCGTGGGTCTCGCCGAGCACGCCGCCTCGCCCGCGCGGGTGCTGTCGCGCGGTCAGAAGCAGAAGCTCGGGCTCGCACGCGCTCTCGTGCATCGCCCGCGCGTGCTGCTGCTCGACGAGCCGGCGTCCGGCCTCGACCCCGAGGCGCGGGTGCAGCTGCGCGTGCTGCTGCGCGACCTCGCGGCACAGGGGACGACGATCCTCATCTCCAGCCACGTGCTGTCAGAGCTCGAAGAGGTCGTGGACGACACGGTGTTCCTCGTCGCGGGGTCGGTGGTGGCCGCCGCTCCCGCACCCGCCGCGCGCACTTATCGGGTGCGGCTCGCCGTCGGCGACGCCCCGACGGCTGTGGCGCACGCGCTCGGCGTGCGTCGCGATCAGGTGGGCGCCGACCGAGGTGACGCCCTGCTCCTCGTCTCTGACGACACCGCCGCGGTCGAGGCGCTGCGCACCCTCGTCTCCGCCGGTGTGCCGGTTCTGGAGTACGGTCCGGCGCAGAGTGCGCTGGAGGCGTCTTTCCTCGCCCTGCGGCATCCGGGATCAGCTGCACCGACCCCGCCGACTGCACCGCCACCGCCGGATGCACCGGCGTCGCCGGCTGCACCACCACCGTCGGCTGCACCGCGGTCGACGGCTGCACCGCAGCCGCCGGCCAGCCCGCAGGAAGGAGCCGCGTCGTGA
- a CDS encoding YccF domain-containing protein, with amino-acid sequence MRTILNIIWVIFAGFWLWLGYILAGIVLCIPIITIPWAIASFRIAGYSLWPFGRQVVDHSKAGLGSILGNIVWVILAGWWLALGHILSGIALCITIIGIPMGIADFKLVPVSLMPLGKEIVPSRGGAFRS; translated from the coding sequence ATGCGCACGATCCTCAACATCATCTGGGTCATCTTCGCCGGTTTCTGGCTGTGGCTGGGGTACATCCTGGCCGGCATCGTGCTGTGCATTCCGATCATCACCATTCCGTGGGCGATCGCGTCGTTCCGCATCGCCGGATACTCGCTGTGGCCGTTCGGACGTCAGGTGGTCGATCACTCCAAGGCGGGGCTCGGATCGATCCTCGGCAACATCGTGTGGGTGATCCTGGCGGGCTGGTGGCTCGCCCTCGGCCACATCCTCTCCGGTATCGCGCTGTGCATCACGATCATCGGCATCCCGATGGGGATCGCCGACTTCAAGCTCGTGCCCGTCTCACTCATGCCGCTCGGCAAGGAGATCGT